Proteins from one Niallia circulans genomic window:
- a CDS encoding MFS transporter → MDEHEQVNSVNEKWSIKNGVYTTLILNISNNYFPLFAISVLGVSNYELGLIGSLPQFVGMFAMILGSIIMNKLQSKKMFTVYSFLMARIFLLAMALVVFLPDSMQSWTFILLVALMNLPFSFANLSWQALIADIVSEQRRNVFFSTRNKVMTVVAMISTFIVGLFLQLFDAGNPLPYQLLFIFAFICGLLEITYLKKHIEPQKERVAASKSTLFGLSVFKHKPFLYFLLCSLFFNFAWQMCWSLFSIYQIKYAGATGLWVSLFAVANSIGQIVSFKWWGRMAEKHSHSKMLVLVSIGMATTPFMTVLSTNLPYIVAVNLLAGLFVSGTVLLLFNQLLDSTKEESRSQSISNYNILLALVAFAAPQFGVVLLEMTNIYSAMNISSVMRALSGVSFFAYYVYLKRKDTLPLKSKVAKIG, encoded by the coding sequence ATGGATGAGCACGAACAGGTAAATAGTGTTAATGAAAAATGGAGCATTAAGAATGGTGTTTACACAACATTAATTCTTAATATATCTAATAATTATTTTCCTCTTTTCGCTATAAGTGTTCTTGGTGTTTCGAATTATGAGCTCGGCTTAATTGGATCATTGCCGCAATTTGTTGGGATGTTTGCAATGATTCTCGGTTCCATCATTATGAATAAGCTTCAAAGTAAAAAGATGTTTACAGTGTATTCTTTTCTGATGGCAAGAATATTTTTACTTGCCATGGCGCTTGTTGTTTTTCTGCCTGATTCTATGCAAAGCTGGACATTCATTTTGCTTGTAGCACTGATGAATTTACCGTTTTCCTTTGCCAATCTAAGCTGGCAAGCATTGATTGCAGATATCGTTTCAGAGCAGAGAAGAAATGTGTTTTTTAGTACACGTAATAAAGTGATGACCGTTGTAGCAATGATTTCAACCTTCATTGTCGGTTTATTCCTGCAGTTATTTGACGCAGGTAATCCTTTGCCATACCAGCTGTTATTTATATTCGCTTTTATATGTGGGTTATTAGAAATAACCTATTTAAAAAAACATATTGAACCACAAAAGGAAAGAGTGGCAGCTAGTAAGAGTACTTTGTTCGGCTTGTCTGTTTTTAAGCATAAACCTTTTTTATATTTTCTTTTATGCAGCCTGTTTTTTAATTTTGCTTGGCAAATGTGCTGGTCACTGTTCAGCATTTATCAAATCAAGTACGCTGGAGCAACAGGATTATGGGTAAGTCTTTTTGCGGTAGCCAATTCAATAGGACAAATTGTCAGCTTTAAATGGTGGGGAAGGATGGCAGAAAAGCATAGCCATTCTAAAATGCTTGTTCTCGTTTCAATAGGAATGGCAACTACTCCGTTTATGACGGTGCTGTCGACTAACCTGCCGTATATTGTTGCTGTCAATTTGTTGGCAGGGCTGTTCGTTTCCGGAACTGTATTGTTGTTGTTCAATCAGCTATTAGACAGTACAAAAGAGGAATCCAGAAGTCAAAGCATTTCTAATTACAATATCTTGTTGGCACTCGTCGCATTTGCGGCACCACAGTTCGGTGTTGTTTTGCTGGAAATGACGAATATATATAGTGCAATGAATATTTCATCTGTTATGCGGGCGTTAAGTGGTGTATCTTTCTTTGCTTACTACGTATACTTAAAAAGAAAGGATACACTTCCTTTGAAAAGCAAAGTGGCAAAGATCGGATAA
- a CDS encoding C40 family peptidase, which produces MKKQLLTVCATATIIFAGFQTTASAHEKKYVVKSGDSLSKISAANNISVADLTAYNKLTSTVIKIGQELTLLPNHIHYTVKSGDALSKIAVAYNTTAAKIKEWNKLTSDTIKVGQSLLIVTSNSSASTTAASSTVTYKVASGDSLWSISSKFNITVDQLKTWNNMATNTIYVGQVLNVKAPVSGGTTAAPTQNKASKAAALIAEAQKYIGVPYVWGGSTPSGFDCSGFINYAYSKVGLSISRTVATMWSSGTAVSTPEVGDIVFYETTSGPSHAGIYMGNNKFIHAGSSTGVTITDMSNSYWKSRYLGAKSFF; this is translated from the coding sequence ATGAAAAAACAGCTGCTAACTGTTTGTGCAACTGCAACGATTATTTTTGCCGGATTTCAGACAACTGCAAGTGCTCATGAAAAGAAATATGTTGTAAAATCAGGTGATAGTTTATCTAAGATTTCTGCTGCCAATAATATTTCAGTTGCTGACCTTACGGCGTACAATAAATTGACTAGTACTGTGATTAAGATTGGACAAGAATTAACCTTGCTTCCGAACCATATCCATTATACAGTCAAGAGCGGAGATGCTCTGTCGAAAATTGCGGTAGCATATAATACAACTGCTGCGAAAATTAAAGAATGGAACAAATTAACGAGTGATACCATTAAAGTTGGTCAATCGTTGCTGATTGTTACATCTAATAGTTCAGCAAGCACAACTGCGGCTTCATCTACTGTAACCTACAAAGTAGCTAGCGGTGATTCCTTATGGTCCATTTCATCAAAGTTTAACATTACAGTAGACCAGTTAAAAACATGGAATAATATGGCCACTAATACAATCTACGTGGGACAAGTCCTAAATGTAAAAGCACCTGTTTCAGGTGGTACAACTGCTGCACCAACGCAAAACAAAGCTTCCAAAGCAGCTGCTTTGATTGCAGAAGCACAAAAATACATTGGTGTTCCATATGTATGGGGTGGAAGTACTCCATCAGGATTTGACTGCAGTGGGTTTATTAATTATGCCTATAGCAAAGTAGGCTTATCCATTTCAAGAACTGTTGCTACAATGTGGAGCTCTGGGACTGCAGTCTCAACACCAGAAGTAGGAGATATTGTGTTTTATGAAACAACGTCAGGTCCTTCTCATGCAGGTATTTACATGGGGAATAATAAGTTTATTCATGCAGGATCATCGACAGGTGTTACTATAACAGATATGAGTAATTCCTACTGGAAAAGCCGTTATTTAGGTGCGAAATCATTCTTTTAA
- a CDS encoding LTA synthase family protein, whose product MKKFFSKHSSFFLIAIILFWMKTYIAYKVEFSLGVEGALQQFLLFLNPLSSALFFIGLALFIKGKAQSIMIVVISGIMSALLYANIVYYRFFTDFITVPVVMQVKVNGGQLSDSINSLMRFTDILYFLDVIVLIVLLATKVYKPKVQKNRRAAKSVFALAILVFIINLGLAEADRPQLLSRSFDRNYLVKYLGAYNFTVYDVVQNARSESQRALADSSDITEVQNYINANFAEPNSVYYGEAEGKNVVYISLESLQSFIINYKLNGEEVTPFLNSLVGKQDTLYFENFFHQTGQGKTSDAEFMMDNSLYGMSQGSVFVNKAQNTLQSAPAILKTKGYVSAAFHGNYKTFWNRNEMYKSIGYDYFFDAEYYDMSEENTKNYGMKDIPFFKESMPLLESLQQPFYAKFITLSNHHPFEMDEGDTDFPAGDFGDSVVNDYFQSAHYLDESIKEFFSYLKESGLDDNTMVVMYGDHYGISENHNTAMAKVMGVDEITPLMNSQLQRVPLFIHVPGMEGKVVSEYGGDVDVMPTVLHLLGVDTKDYLQIGSDLLSKDHRETIPFRNGDYVSPTVTKIGDNCYDTNNGDLLDAAQCTKQAENAAAELQTSDSIVSKDLLRFYTPKGFTPINRDDYSYVKNGDDSTTDPATDTKSETETGE is encoded by the coding sequence ATGAAGAAATTTTTCTCTAAACATTCTTCTTTCTTTTTAATCGCCATTATTTTATTTTGGATGAAAACGTATATTGCTTACAAGGTTGAGTTCAGCCTTGGCGTTGAGGGTGCACTTCAGCAGTTCCTTTTGTTCTTAAACCCGTTAAGCTCTGCCTTGTTCTTTATTGGACTTGCTTTGTTCATTAAGGGGAAGGCTCAATCAATTATGATTGTTGTCATCAGCGGAATCATGTCCGCATTGCTTTATGCTAATATCGTTTATTACCGCTTCTTTACAGACTTTATCACTGTTCCTGTTGTTATGCAGGTTAAGGTGAATGGCGGACAGCTTAGCGACAGTATAAATTCGCTAATGCGTTTTACCGATATTCTTTATTTCCTTGATGTCATCGTACTAATAGTATTGCTGGCAACGAAGGTTTATAAACCTAAAGTTCAAAAAAATCGCCGAGCCGCTAAATCTGTATTCGCATTAGCAATCCTTGTGTTTATCATTAACCTTGGCCTTGCAGAAGCAGATCGTCCACAGCTTTTAAGCAGATCATTTGACCGCAACTACTTAGTTAAATATCTGGGTGCATACAACTTCACAGTCTATGATGTCGTGCAAAATGCTCGCTCTGAAAGCCAACGAGCTCTTGCGGACAGCAGTGACATTACAGAGGTTCAAAACTATATTAATGCCAATTTTGCTGAGCCAAATTCCGTTTATTATGGAGAGGCAGAAGGAAAAAATGTCGTTTATATCTCACTTGAATCACTGCAAAGCTTTATCATTAATTACAAGCTAAATGGTGAAGAGGTAACACCGTTCTTGAATTCTCTTGTAGGTAAACAAGACACACTTTACTTTGAGAATTTCTTCCACCAAACAGGTCAGGGTAAAACATCTGATGCTGAATTTATGATGGATAATTCCTTGTACGGGATGTCACAAGGGTCTGTTTTTGTTAATAAAGCACAAAACACATTACAATCTGCTCCAGCTATCCTGAAAACAAAGGGTTATGTGTCTGCAGCTTTCCATGGTAACTACAAGACATTCTGGAACAGAAACGAAATGTATAAATCAATTGGATATGATTATTTCTTTGATGCAGAATACTATGACATGTCTGAAGAAAACACAAAGAACTACGGGATGAAAGATATTCCTTTCTTCAAGGAAAGTATGCCGTTATTGGAATCACTTCAACAGCCGTTTTATGCGAAGTTCATAACATTGTCTAACCACCATCCATTTGAAATGGATGAAGGGGATACAGATTTCCCTGCTGGTGACTTTGGCGATTCCGTTGTTAACGATTATTTCCAATCAGCACATTATCTTGACGAGTCTATTAAGGAATTCTTCAGCTACTTGAAGGAATCAGGTCTGGATGACAATACTATGGTTGTAATGTATGGAGACCACTACGGAATTTCTGAAAACCACAATACTGCAATGGCGAAGGTAATGGGGGTTGATGAAATAACACCATTAATGAATTCTCAATTGCAACGTGTTCCATTGTTTATCCATGTTCCTGGCATGGAAGGCAAGGTTGTCAGCGAGTATGGCGGTGACGTCGATGTTATGCCGACAGTTCTTCATTTGTTAGGTGTTGATACGAAGGACTATCTGCAAATTGGATCTGATTTGCTATCAAAAGATCATCGTGAAACAATTCCTTTCCGTAACGGAGATTATGTATCACCGACAGTAACAAAAATCGGAGATAATTGCTATGATACAAACAATGGTGATTTATTAGATGCTGCTCAATGTACGAAGCAAGCTGAAAATGCTGCTGCAGAGCTGCAAACATCTGATTCAATCGTAAGTAAAGACTTACTTCGTTTCTATACACCAAAAGGATTCACACCGATTAATCGAGACGATTACAGCTATGTAAAAAACGGTGATGACTCCACAACTGACCCTGCAACAGATACAAAATCAGAAACAGAAACTGGCGAATAA
- a CDS encoding response regulator encodes MRFFLVDDDGAVRSVLKHIIEGDKLGTVVSEAETGCQVTSNVLSFYDIDIVIMDLLMPDSDGIETIKSWNGEFKGKVIMLSQVEAKELIGAAYTQGVDYYVTKPINKKELVAVIHKVMQTIQLEKTVNDIRRSLNGLMITHKQDIQSNGVAQAGTKIVESAEFLLSELGIIGENGSKDLLEMVEYLYEHEINDGFDLHFPSLKELFEKLSVMRLGDTASSLELNRETKASEQRVRRAINQSITHWANIGLSESTNGKFENYATKFFDFSTIRCKMTELRNEELISPKQVKIHTKKFIQVLYFEAKKLASLDIYK; translated from the coding sequence ATGAGATTTTTTTTAGTGGATGATGATGGAGCAGTTCGTTCTGTATTAAAGCATATCATAGAAGGTGACAAGCTAGGAACGGTAGTTAGTGAAGCTGAGACAGGGTGTCAGGTAACAAGCAATGTTCTTAGTTTTTATGATATTGATATCGTCATCATGGATTTGCTGATGCCGGACAGTGATGGGATAGAAACAATAAAATCTTGGAACGGTGAGTTTAAAGGAAAAGTAATCATGCTTTCCCAAGTTGAAGCAAAAGAACTAATTGGTGCTGCGTATACGCAAGGTGTCGACTATTATGTAACAAAACCGATTAATAAAAAAGAATTGGTTGCCGTTATCCATAAGGTGATGCAAACGATACAGCTTGAAAAAACTGTAAATGATATTAGACGCTCTCTAAATGGGTTAATGATCACACATAAGCAGGACATACAGAGCAATGGTGTTGCTCAAGCAGGTACTAAAATTGTCGAATCTGCAGAGTTTTTGTTGTCGGAACTTGGTATAATAGGAGAAAACGGCAGTAAAGATTTGCTGGAAATGGTGGAATACTTGTATGAGCATGAAATAAATGATGGGTTTGACCTTCATTTTCCTTCATTGAAAGAGCTGTTTGAAAAGCTCTCCGTAATGAGATTGGGAGATACAGCTTCATCTTTAGAATTGAATCGAGAAACAAAAGCAAGTGAACAGCGTGTGAGAAGAGCAATCAACCAATCAATCACACATTGGGCAAACATTGGTTTAAGTGAGTCAACAAATGGTAAATTTGAAAACTACGCAACAAAGTTTTTTGACTTTTCTACGATAAGATGTAAAATGACAGAACTGCGTAATGAAGAATTAATTTCTCCAAAGCAAGTCAAAATCCATACTAAAAAGTTCATTCAAGTTTTATACTTTGAAGCGAAAAAACTTGCTTCCTTAGATATATATAAATAG
- a CDS encoding M42 family metallopeptidase translates to MSMIKLKQTEFLQSLESLLNISSPSGNTVNIIKYIEDQLTAEGIETRRNNKGGLIATIPGKSADKQRMLTAHVDTLGAMVKEIKANGRLRLDLIGGFTYNSIEGENCLIETSNGDVYTGTILLHQASVHVYKEASKTERNQANMEVRIDERVASAEDVKQLGIAVGDFVSFYPRVELTKSGFIKSRHLDDKASVAILLEVMQALKASTEQIPYTTHFLISNNEEIGYGGNSNIPLETVEYLAVDMGAMGDGQSTDEYTVSICVKDASGTYHLGLRKKLVKLAADNNIPYQLDIYPYYGSDASAAIRSGHDIIHGLIGPGIDSSHAYERTHFTSIEATANLIYAYVWSDMLT, encoded by the coding sequence ATGAGCATGATTAAATTGAAGCAAACTGAGTTTTTGCAGTCATTGGAGAGCTTACTGAACATCAGCAGCCCTTCAGGCAACACAGTAAATATTATTAAATACATAGAAGACCAATTAACAGCAGAAGGAATTGAAACGAGAAGGAATAATAAAGGCGGGCTTATTGCAACAATTCCAGGCAAAAGCGCTGACAAGCAAAGAATGCTGACAGCACATGTTGATACATTGGGAGCGATGGTAAAGGAAATCAAGGCTAACGGCCGACTTCGCCTTGATTTAATAGGTGGTTTTACCTATAACAGTATTGAAGGGGAAAATTGCCTGATCGAAACATCAAACGGAGACGTTTATACTGGTACAATTCTGCTTCATCAAGCATCTGTTCATGTATACAAAGAAGCAAGCAAGACGGAAAGAAATCAGGCTAATATGGAGGTCCGCATTGATGAGCGCGTCGCTTCTGCAGAGGATGTCAAGCAGCTTGGCATTGCTGTTGGTGACTTTGTTTCCTTCTATCCAAGAGTTGAATTAACTAAATCCGGTTTTATTAAATCACGGCATTTAGACGATAAAGCAAGTGTTGCAATTCTGCTTGAAGTGATGCAGGCCTTAAAGGCTTCAACTGAACAAATTCCATATACTACACATTTCCTCATTTCCAATAATGAAGAAATTGGTTACGGCGGAAACTCAAATATCCCTTTAGAAACGGTCGAATATTTAGCAGTTGATATGGGGGCAATGGGAGATGGACAATCTACAGATGAGTATACTGTTTCCATTTGTGTGAAGGATGCGAGCGGTACCTATCATCTTGGCTTGCGCAAAAAGCTTGTTAAACTTGCAGCCGACAACAACATCCCTTATCAGCTTGATATCTATCCATATTATGGTTCAGACGCTTCTGCTGCCATAAGATCTGGTCATGATATTATTCATGGACTGATTGGCCCTGGAATTGATTCTTCTCATGCTTATGAAAGAACTCATTTTACATCTATTGAAGCAACAGCAAACTTGATTTATGCTTATGTATGGAGTGATATGCTTACCTAA
- a CDS encoding M15 family metallopeptidase gives MKKTPKRKRRNVASFLLVCLILSIFVIAYWKEGQKSDLQHDIPMPTELNDTVADKRDELISLAADKGINIIITADFRSSKEQDELYAQGRTASGDVVTNAKGGESYHNYGLAIDFALMNLNGEVIWDMEYDGNGNAKSDWSEVVEIAKSLGFEWGGDWISFKDYPHFQMDFGLSIDDLQNGERP, from the coding sequence TTGAAGAAGACACCAAAACGAAAGCGAAGGAATGTTGCTAGCTTCCTTCTAGTTTGTTTAATATTATCTATTTTTGTTATCGCTTATTGGAAAGAAGGGCAAAAATCGGACCTGCAACATGATATTCCAATGCCAACAGAGCTTAATGACACAGTTGCCGATAAACGAGATGAGCTGATAAGCTTAGCTGCTGATAAGGGTATTAATATAATTATAACCGCGGATTTCAGAAGCTCTAAGGAACAGGATGAGCTATATGCGCAAGGAAGAACAGCATCTGGTGATGTCGTCACAAATGCAAAGGGCGGAGAGTCTTATCACAATTATGGTCTCGCGATTGATTTTGCGCTCATGAATCTTAATGGGGAAGTTATTTGGGACATGGAATATGATGGCAATGGCAATGCCAAAAGTGACTGGTCGGAAGTTGTCGAAATCGCAAAGTCATTAGGATTTGAGTGGGGCGGCGATTGGATCAGCTTTAAGGATTACCCCCATTTCCAAATGGACTTCGGGTTAAGTATTGATGATCTCCAAAATGGTGAACGCCCATAA